One part of the Phoenix dactylifera cultivar Barhee BC4 chromosome 4, palm_55x_up_171113_PBpolish2nd_filt_p, whole genome shotgun sequence genome encodes these proteins:
- the LOC103695916 gene encoding pentatricopeptide repeat-containing protein At4g18975, chloroplastic — protein sequence MAELGLRLGFRIGFFHSSSFGGVPLWNADCFPPPSIRCRPYIHCSTDRSIKLKKSGKKEHHLWMKRDSTGSGQKALNLVRIVSKLPNEKEIIYGELDKWTAWETEFPVIAAAKALEILRKQRQWLRIIQVTKWLLSKGQVLTMGTYDTLLLAYDMDGRIDEAETVWNMIIQTHTRSVSKRLFSRMISLYNHHHLPDKILEVFADMEELGVKPDEDTVWRIGRAFHELGQPDKQKLVLEKYQKKWKYIHFNGERARVRTADYLVD from the exons ATGGCGGAATTAGGTTTACGTCTAGGGTTTCGAATCGGTTTCTTCCATTCATCGAGCTTCGGGGGCGTCCCTTTGTGGAACGCGGATTGTTTCCCACCGCCATCG ATCAGGTGCAGGCCATACATTCATTGTTCAACTGACCGATCAAT AAAGTTGAAGAAAAGTGGGAAAAAAGAGCACCATTTATGGATGAAGAGAGACTCAACTGGGTCTGGGCAAAAAGCTCTCAATCTTGTTCGCATT GTTTCAAAACTTCCTAATGAAAAAGAAATCATCTATGGAGAATTGGATAAGTGGACTGCCTGGGAGACAGAATTCCCTGTTATTGCGGCGGCAAAAGCTTTAGAAATTTTGCGAAAACAAAGACAATGGTTACGAATCATTCAA GTTACCAAGTGGTTGTTAAGCAAAGGTCAAGTACTCACAATGGGAACATATGACACATTGCTACTGGCATATGATATGGATGGAAGGATTGATGAGGCTGAGACTGTTTGGAATATGATCATTCAAACTCACACACGGTCAGTCTCTAAAAGGTTGTTTTCTAGGATGATCTCCTTGTACAACCATCACCACCTTCCGGATAAGATTTTGGAG GTATTTGCAGATATGGAGGAGCTGGGAGTGAAACCTGATGAAGATACTGTCTGGAGAATTGGAAGAGCATTTCATGAGCTAGGCCAACCAGACAAACAGAAGCTGGTTTTAGAGAAGTATCAGAAGAAATGGAAATACATTCATTTTAATGGGGAGCGTGCTAGAGTAAGGACAGCTGATTATTTGGTTGATTAA
- the LOC103695914 gene encoding dolichol-phosphate mannose synthase subunit 2: MELADKAVGFLLSAISLSIFTYYTFWVIVLPFVESDHFIHRYFLPQEYAILIPVFAGIALLSFLSVFVGYVMLKSKKKSA, encoded by the exons ATGGAGTTGGCGGACAAGGCGGTAGGGTTCTTGCTATCAGCCATCAGCCTGTCGATATTCACTTATTATACGTTCTGGGTCATCGTTCTG CCGTTTGTGGAGAGCGATCACTTTATACACCGATACTTCTTGCCCCAAGAATATGCCATCCTGATACCCGTGTTTGCCGGGATCGCGCTTCTCAGCTTCTTGAGCGTGTTTGTTGGGTATGTCATGCTCAAATCGAAGAAGAAATCCGCTTGA
- the LOC103695913 gene encoding chromatin-remodeling ATPase INO80-like: MSKKKSFSGSTTMTLKDFHGGSIPSELPLPSAPGVSVRPPDRPGAWGPAAIGAAARADHHRPRPGSAGGATGSGSRAFDERPPAFLSHPAHIGRHFDEDERKPFDASSAPRRFTTADPARPAPPAAARSDQKRPISSPVTQPSPVSGFPPSSGNTVGPAPNAWAARKEPGSEPLPAHSTTTMWSASRLAQASAVEKVSSGRWQSKPPEVEVIRFQETEVLDRRFGDSVRIVDDGDWDDERERIRSMAYPEAKERTLPGFYTDGARDWERVRSPVYPEVKERNAANLCNEGARPVSNEGRFSGSQLHQQGPVEVLERPKLKLLPRTKPLEPSSETQGIDDKQGYQPPVSSVQVESAHEMHVTTNPPKPGSAGADSESRAVERPRLNLKPRSLPVEQSDESAERERQTVFGGARPREVVLKERGIDVVAPNDLDMTEPANRVKSDLLKTDLKLEPAPTVRLGERTETFTLGQKAGRDFERKDHRADVERMDVQRSSWRNENRRATREIEKPMEQPRPEPDTWRKPVEQPKPDVPGARLGKAVSALELAQAFSKSVSDGRSENRFTSQRSLPGRTQVPFSRLTDNSKVFYSRSPQRQINGY, encoded by the exons atgtcaAAGAAGAAATCTTTCAGCGGATCGACGACGATGACGCTCAAAGACTTCCACGGCGGATCCATCCCCTCCgaactccccctcccctccgccCCCGGCGT CTCCGTGAGGCCTCCGGATCGGCCCGGCGCTTGGGGCCCCGCTGCGATTGGCGCCGCCGCGAGGGCCGACCACCACCGCCCCCGCCCCGGATCTGCCGGCGGCGCCACTGGCAGCGGCTCCCGGGCGTTCGACGAGCGGCCGCCCGCGTTTCTTTCCCACCCCGCCCACATCGGTCGCCACTTCGACGAGGACGAGCGCAAGCCCTTCGACGCCTCCTCCGCCCCCCGCCGCTTCACCACCGCCGACCCCGCCCGCCCCGCCCCGCCGGCCGCCGCCAGATCCGACCAGAAGCGCCCGATCTCGAGCCCGGTGACCCAACCGTCCCCCGTCTCTGGGTTTCCCCCTTCCTCCGGCAACACCGTTGGTCCCGCTCCGAATGCTTGGGCTGCGAGGAAGGAGCCTGGGAGCGAGCCGCTGCCCGCCCATTCCACCACCACGATGTGGTCCGCCTCGAGGCTCGCGCAGGCCAGTGCGGTCGAGAAGGTCTCATCGGGCCGATGGCAGTCAAAGCCGCCTGAGGTGGAGGTCATCAGATTTCAGGAGACAGAAGTTTTGGATCGGAGGTTCGGTGACAGCGTTCGCATCGTTGATGACGGGGATTGGGAcgacgagagggagaggatAAGGTCCATGGCATACCCTGAAGCCAAGGAGAGAACTTTACCTGGTTTTTATACTGATGGGGCTCGGGACTGGGAGCGGGTGAGATCTCCAGTCTATCCAGAGGTGAAGGAAAGGAACGCCGCAAACTTATGTAATGAAGGGGCTCGTCCAGTGTCCAATGAGGGGCGATTCAGTGGATCGCAGTTGCATCAGCAAGGACCGGTGGAAGTATTGGAGCGTCCGAAGCTGAAGCTACTCCCAAGGACCAAGCCGTTGGAGCCTTCCTCTGAGACACAGGGAATTGATGACAAGCAG GGATATCAGCCACCTGTGAGCTCTGTGCAGGTTGAAAGTGCTCATGAAATGCATGTAACTACAAATCCACCGAAACCGGGCTCCGCTGGGGCTGATTCTGAGAGTCGGGCTGTTGAACGTCCAAGACTGAACTTAAAACCCCGCTCCCTGCCTGTTGAGCAGTCAGATGAAAGTGCTGAAAGAGAGAG GCAAACTGTGTTTGGTGGTGCCCGCCCACGAGAAGTT GTTTTGAAGGAGCGTGGGATTGATGTCGTTGCTCCTAATGATCTTGACATGACTGAACCAGCTAATAG AGTTAAAAGTGACCTTCTGAAGACTGACCTGAAGCTGGAGCCTGCTCCTACTGTCCGGCTTGGTGAAAGGACTGAGACCTTTACGCTTGGGCAAAAGGCTGGAAGGGATTTTGAGAGGAAAGACCATCGAGCTGATGTTGAGAGAATGGATGTGCAGAGGAGTTCATGGAGGAACGAGAACCGGAGGGCAACTAGAGAGATTGAAAAGCCAATGGAACAACCACGCCCAGAGCCTGACACCTGGCGCAAACCTGTTGAACAGCCAAAGCCTGATGTCCCAGGGGCCCGCTTAGGGAAAGCAGTCTCTGCATTGGAACTTGCTCAAGCATTCTCAAAGTCAGTGTCTGATGGCAGGTCTGAGAACCGCTTCACTAGCCAACGGAGCCTTCCTGGCCGGACTCAGGTGCCCTTTTCCCGGTTGACAGACAACAGCAAGGTGTTCTACTCCCGGTCCCCCCAAAGACAGATTAATGGCTACTGA
- the LOC103695912 gene encoding uncharacterized protein LOC103695912, producing MRLLEFVPCGRPAALPEDSPPRTRRTEENAEAPPLSPTTCAYPDKRRRRPSHGTASPSWRPSLVAISEDGPQAAMAPVAAKGGSGGGASRTRSAKSTGRILPRKERGDYWHHGVSTVVPALAPTPFLF from the exons ATGAGGCTTCTGGAGTTCGTTCCCTGCGGCCGTCCAGCCGCGCTACCGGAGGACTCTCCGCCGAGAACGCGGCGGACGGAGGAGAACGCGGAGGCACCGCCGCTCTCCCCGACGACCTGCGCCTACCCTGATAAGCGCCGGCGGAGACCCTCCCACGGGACGGCTTCGCCATCATGGCGGCCGTCGCTCGTCGCGATCTCCGAGGACGGCCCCCAGGCTGCGATGGCGCCGGTGGCTGCGAAGGGTGGGAGTGGGGGCGGTGCATCGCGGACGAGGAGTGCCAAATCAACGGGGAGGATTCTCCCTCGCAAGGAGCGAGGCGACTACTG gcACCATGGAGTTTCCACAGTCGTGCCTGCATTGGCTCCGACTCCCTTCTTGTTCTGA